TCTTCCAATAAGGTgttgtttagttggcaaaaattttagacacgaataaaaaaatgaatttcacaactagcctagaaaccacgagataaattttttgagcctaattaatcactgtagcacttatggctaatcatggactaattaagctcaaaagattcgtctcaagatttcttccatacaattagttttttggtacctttatttttaatgctttatttaagtgtccaaagatttggtgtgatgtttttaaaaaaaatttggaaactaaataaGGCGTAAACAAAACGATGAGAGCCAAGGAGCCAAAGAGTTTCAGCAGAAAAAATGGTCCATTCCTACAGGAAAAATCATAAACTGGTCCGGTGGTACTCCTCTGTGGACTATGGTGCCATTCATTTGGCGCTACGGAGAAATTTGAATTGCTGCGATTGGTACCAGCGGTACATTGGCAGCGAGCGGAAGAAACTTTTTTGGAGCTATAGCAGTGACACAGACACGCCAAAAGGcaagcaaagaaaagaaacatttcCAGATGCTGGAAGGACAAGAGACAAAAGGCAAAACTTGTACACTCAACAAGGCACCAAGACATTCTTTACACGCTTCCCCACCGATCGATCCTTTCACACTCATCGTCACGCTCTTCGAGCTTGGAGAGGTCCCTCTCCTCGCTTCACTTCACTGGAgcaacggcggcagcggcggcggcagcggtgatctcgtctccggcgccggcgaccagGACGAACGACGACTCCTCCCGGTGGAACCGCGTCTGCTGCTTGGCGATGAACGCCTCCACCGCGCTCCGGAACTCCACCTCCTCGTCCACGGCGCCCCAGTCCCCCGGGGAGGCCGAGGAgagcgaacggcggcgacggcaccgcTCCGACTCCAAGCGGCGCagctccggcgacgccgccctcgtcctcctcccgcGGCCGACCTTCTCGGACCTGCTCCGACGCGGGGCGGGGCGCGCCGGCGTGACGTGCACCGCCTGCTTGTCCTCGAACACCGGGCCCTCCTGATCCTCGCCCGGCGCCTCCCCCTCGGTGATCGCGGGGAGCGGCAGATCCGCGCTCGCGAAGGAGAGGAGCTGGTCGTGTACGTCGTGGGCGtcggagcaggaggaggaggaggagcggtcACGGCGGGAGAGCGCAACGAGGAGCACCACGATGCCgttggcgaggaggaagacggagcagggttggaggaggagggacgcGCCGAGGCGGAGCACGGAGGACGCCGCGCCCGCcacggcggggaggagggggagggagcggGAGACGAGGACGGCCAGGGCCAgcacctccgccgcgcgcacgGCGCGCCACACGAGTCggagcctcgccgccgcggcggccgcggcggcgaccatggGGGCGCTGTGGTGATGATGCTGGCCGTCGAGCGCAGCGCTGCGGACGCCGGCGGTTGCCTGGTCCGGGTGTTAGGTTTTAATCTCGGCTCTGGAGGTAGTGGGAGTGGGACAAGTGTCTGGGAAGTGGAAGTGAAGAGAGTGGGGTGGGGGACGCCGGTGCGCGTGAGCGGCGCGAGCCAGTGGGTTTTTACTCGTGCGGTTGATAAGGGAGTGGGGATACGTGTGAGCGCGTGCATTACCGGTTGAGCTCTTCGGAGCTGCATGTATTGGGTACTCCTACAGCAGATCTTCTGGAatttttggcatttttttCCATGCCTTTTTCGATTCAACGACAGGATAGGTACCATACGGGTAGAGGCATGCATGgcttttagggcatgcactatgcTTCGACGTGGCGAGTGGCCATAACCCATCACGTCGGAGTGACGGTACTAGCTAGCCATCGACCGTGCTCTCACGTCAAGTTTGTCAGAAGGCTGAGGTGATGGAGAAGGACGTGTTGGTAGAGGCGgatggaaagaaaaatacGTGTACGCACCGGATCCGCCATCGTTGTCGTCGGGctccgtgcgccgtcgccgccacgggCTATATCCGTGCGCCCCACTAACGCGCTCGCTAGATCCGCCGTCGGCGCCCCGTGCGTCACCGCTGCCACGGGGGCTGGATCCGTCGTCGTTGTCGCTAGATCAgccggagggggagaggggcaCGGAGCGGCCGCTGCTAGGAGAGGAGGACgccggagagggaggggaggggagcggagcTGCCGCACCACCACCAAGAGAGGAGGAAGTCAGAGGGGTGGGAGAAGAGGGGCGTTAGTGGCAAGTTGACTATAAAAGGGAAAGGCAGAAATGTAGTGCCTTTTCATTTCCTACgtctttaaataaataaaaaattttctatgttttttttctataacccgaagaaaaattttccttttggtTTTAATATACTTTGGTCCTACAAACagtatgatttttatatgaattaatcactaaaaatcaaatattttgtttcttcccTGAACTGAATAGATCCTTAGTGCGTATTCGtttgaaggaaaaaacaaatggttagATTCGCAAGGATTTGATTCCTATAAAAACCATTTAGTTAGTATAAATGAAgcacagggaaaaaaaatctttttctaCAAGTTATAAAGAGTAAacatagaaaagaaaattatccaCTCAAGTCTCtttgaaaaatttctatagattGATATGGGCATGCATTTCTATTTTTgtactatttttgtttttatgtgtTGAAATTCCTTCAAACTGAATTGACATTTAATGGAAATTCAGTATTAAAACCCATGTCAAAAGTTAATACAGTAGCAATGTAGTatccctccgtttcgtaatataagatgtttgattttttttgtttacaatgtttgaccatttgtcttattagaaatatcatttattttatttgtgactTACCTTGTTATCAAAGAacttaagcatgacttgtcatttttttatatttatactaattttttaaataaaataatgatcaaacgttgtaaaaaaaatcaaatatcttatagtatgaaacggagatagcaGCATATTCTCAGCAATACTGTTGCTCCAGTGGTGGAGCTTAGTAGACGGCTAAAGTGGGTCCTACCCCACCCAACTCCTTATGCGCTATGCTATGTTATTCATACAAAATTATCTGCTGTGTTCACTAATAATTCATATAAACCTCATCCTAATATCTCTTAATCATtcttaaaagttaaaagcccTGGCGCCCTACCACCGTACTGATCTATGACCGTGTTTAGTtcacaaaaacttttttaaaaaacatcatatcgaatttttggatatctaaataaagcattaaatatacatgaacattaaaactaattacaaagttatatatagaaatcataagacaaatctttcgagtctaattagtatatgattagtcataagtgttacagtaactaatatgtgctaatgacggattaattggACTCAACCGATTCGTTTTGCGATTtttaggcggaatctaaaatttatttcataattatattatatttaatactttaaatgtgtgactcGTACGTGATATCactctcaaaatttttagaaactgaACGGATCTTTCGCATAAAAGAATTATAATAGACCGTAGCATCATGCTTCCTTGCAGAGTTGCAGGTCGCCATGTCTACCAGTCCAGCGTCAGTGCAGCATCATCGAATGGGAGTAGCGCACTAGCACCAATCAATTGAGTACTACCGTACCGGCATACCTCATATATAACTGAatttttttcgcttatgcttataaattagaatttaaatttttaattttaaatttagagttgactttaattttttttattaaagttggTTTTCAAAACACtaagaatatgcatataaatttttatttatagataaattatttcGCTTATTCACAGAATAAGCACTGGGCACGTGCACACACCAACAGAGGTCAGGGGCACTGGGCCGGGCATCAGCGTTGACAGTGTACGTCCATCACCATGCGGGCATCCGCTGCACGCCTGCACGCCCGGTCCGGACCAGACAGGAGACAAACCTCCAAGCCCCCCGAACACAGCACGCAGGCAGCCACTgcacggccacggccacgcaCGTCCTCCTTCCCGTAAAAACTATTACTGCTGGAAGGCGTGGCCTTTCTCCTGTGCCACGTCCTGGCGGACGCCCAtggtgcgtgcgtgcagaCATTGCCCAGTCTCTAGACGCTCGAGGCCTAGAGcgcaggagagagagagagatacaAGAGGGTACTGTACTCCGATACAACCAAGATAAAGGGCATACACTATACAAGCTAtctcagggaaaaaaaagagatgtcACGTGAGATGAAGATACACACCCTGTACATAGAGCTTCGAGTAGGTcccacaaaaaatattattttttattcttttctatCCCCTCccgctctctctcctcttcctctccctcccgtCCCTCCCTTTCTCATTGCTCTCCTCTCCTGGTGAGGGAGAGCTCGTCGGGAGACctacggcagcggcggcggccatctcCCCCACCCCTCCGGCATGCGGTGATCctctgctcccctctcccccctccAGCGTCCTCCACCCGCGCCCCTCTCCCCTCCGGCAGATCTAGCGACAGGGCGCTCGGATCCAACGGTGCAACGGCGGCACGTGGATCCCGTCGGCGGCAACGTGTGGATCCGTCAGTGGCGGCGCGTGGATccatcggcggcggctcgtggatcccggcggcggcgtcagcaCGTGGATCCGACGGCATCGGCGCGTGGATCCATCGGTGGCAGCACGTGGATTCGACGACGTCGGTGCGTGgatcccggcggcggcggcacgtgGATCCCGGTGGCGGCGTCAGCGTGTGAatccgacggcgtcgacgacaCATGGATCCCGATGGCGGCCCTACGACGACAGAACCAGCGGCTACTACCACCTCTTTCCAATGCGTCGCTCATTTCCTTACCCCAGCCTTCTCCCTGCCAACCCTGACAAGGCATCCGTTCCCTGCAGCGGGCACAAGCACCTTGTGTGAGGGTGCGATCCATGGCTTGCTGGCACTGTGACACCGTAGTGATGGGCTGGAGCTTCTCACCACGTCGGCGCACTGTGCATGGCCCAAGAGGCCGCTGCGAGGTCACGTGGTCTGCGGCGAGCGACGCTGCGCGTGGGCGTGGCGAGTTTCAGAGCTGCAAGCCGGCTCACACGGGCAGGGGACTGGAACAGACGGTTTTTATGGTATGCGCACGGATTATCAGGTGCCAGCCTCTGCGTCGTCTCTGTAGCTCTGCCCGGCCTGCTCACGGGCAGGCTCAAGCTCAGTTGGGCTGAGGTGTTATGTCGCGTCGAGATTCGCGCGCATGACGAAGATCAAATGATCGATCACCACGAGACCGGAGGAGATAGCACTGGCCGAAATTATTACTACCCatcctataataactttatttttcagtttttatataattttatataatgttttaactcttcgtcttatttgaaatatttttgtgattaatgtttttattattactagatgataaaatatgaatagtactttatacatgactatttttttaaaatttttgtacaaatttttcaaataagactaatggtcaaacgttgaacacagaaaaacgaaaaatgaagttattatgggacggaggtagtacaaataaacccttttaaaaaaatttataatataaaattttctagtcttgcctattcatatagatgctaataaatctaaacatatatataaattatacatgGCCTCCCCAGTCCCCATGCATTACGCATGTGTttgatagaaaaacaaaaaatcaaacgtttgatcaatagcaaaagtgttaTCGCTACCATCAAGGGCTAGCGCGATGTTAGGGGAACCATATAAACGTTCCATCTTCTAGTTGACTCACCTCTCTACACAAACTTAGGGTTTGCTATGCACCCACAATACATCATATGATGATCTCGTCCAAATCAACCAACAAATTCATCAAAAAGGCAGTGTGATTAGGGGAGATTATCTTGCTGATTGATCTCCTCGTGCACCCCTACCAAACTTGATTTCCTAAGGGATCGTAGTGGAGATGACACATATGCAGAGAATAGAAAGAGTGGGCAATTAGTGTGATGTGGGGGTTAAGTCTTTACCCATGGTAGGGTGAACCCTGTTACCAGCAGGACTAATGCTGAGCCAATGGTTCgttatgaaaaataagattttgaGATCAATTTGTCGAAAATTCCGATCAATGTGTAAAATGTGACAAATAATTGTActaaatggtaaaaaaacaggGGGCAGTTCACAAGACATGGGCCGTAAAAAATACTGAATTCGatagatggtaaaaaaacaggGGACATGTCAAAAGACAGGGGCCGTAAATATATAGCACAGTAAAAATAACAGAGCCAGAATAGCCGGGGccgtaaaaatattataaatttaaagaagacaaaaattattcaaattaAACGCGCCAGGTAGGGGTCGAACCTACGGCCTTCTGCTTAGGAAACAGACGCTCTATCCACTGAGCTACAGGC
This is a stretch of genomic DNA from Oryza brachyantha chromosome 1, ObraRS2, whole genome shotgun sequence. It encodes these proteins:
- the LOC102720846 gene encoding uncharacterized protein LOC102720846 — its product is MVAAAAAAAARLRLVWRAVRAAEVLALAVLVSRSLPLLPAVAGAASSVLRLGASLLLQPCSVFLLANGIVVLLVALSRRDRSSSSSCSDAHDVHDQLLSFASADLPLPAITEGEAPGEDQEGPVFEDKQAVHVTPARPAPRRSRSEKVGRGRRTRAASPELRRLESERCRRRRSLSSASPGDWGAVDEEVEFRSAVEAFIAKQQTRFHREESSFVLVAGAGDEITAAAAAAAVAPVK